One window of Mesorhizobium sp. WSM4904 genomic DNA carries:
- a CDS encoding sarcosine oxidase subunit alpha, translating into MNAAFRIPGAGRLSQAKTASFSFDDRSYTGIEGDTLASALLANGVHLVGRSFKYHRPRGFLSAGAEEPNALVQVVRDDARKTPNVRATVQELYDGLTAHSQNRWPSLAFDVGAVNDLASPMFSAGFYYKTFMWPKSAWKSLYEPQIRSAAGLGVSPDRPDPDHYAARYAHCDVLVLGGGVAGIAAALAAAETGVRVILADEQAEFGGSLRFESGAKIDGENGFAWAQAAIARLKAMDNVRVLPRTTAFGYYAQNFVGLVERVSDHLKSPGRELARERLWQVRAKRVVLATGAIERHMVFANNDRPGVMLASAARTYLNHYGVAVGRNVGVYTANDSAYAAAIDLKKAGINIAAIVDLRDNPSGAVIDEARRLGIEINFGRAVVSAGGKLRVSSMTVQPKNGGGERTIAVDAILMSAGWTPSVHLFSQSRGKVAFNEETRRFVPGTYAQDCVSVGACNGTDGLDATVDEAYAAGAKAAKEAGVKDSSVKTGKGAKPKVDASESWSRGMLGAAPGAGPGTTVKAFVDFQNDVTAKDIRQAVHEGMHSIEHVKRFTTNGMATDQGKTSNMHGLAIAAETLGKPIPQVGLTTFRAPYTPVTFGSIVGHARGALFDPTRRTATHGWAAAHGAVFEDVGQWKRAWYFPKAGEDMHAAVNRECVTVRKAAGLFDASTLGKIEVVGPDAAKFMELLYTNPWEKLEPGRCRYGIMLREDGFIYDDGVVGRLAPDRFHVTTTTGGAPRVMHHMEDYLQTEFPHLNVWLTSITEQWAVIAVQGPKSREIIAPLVEGIDMSDEALPHMSVREGKICGVPTRLFRMSFTGERGFEVNVPADYGEAVWEALWAEGQKHGATAYGTETMHVLRAEKGYIIVGQDTDGTVTPNDAGLDWAVGKKKTDFVGIRGMMRSDLVANGRKQLVGLKTKDPKVVLEEGAQIVADPKQAIPMKMIGHVTSSYWSENCGCSIALALVAGGRDRLGQTLYVPMPNGTIEVQVTGMVFVDEKGERLNG; encoded by the coding sequence ATGAACGCCGCGTTCCGCATTCCCGGCGCCGGGCGCCTCAGCCAGGCGAAGACCGCGTCCTTCAGCTTCGACGATAGGTCCTATACCGGTATCGAGGGCGATACGCTGGCCTCGGCGCTGCTCGCCAACGGCGTGCATCTGGTCGGCCGTTCCTTCAAATATCACCGGCCGCGCGGCTTCCTGTCGGCCGGCGCGGAAGAGCCGAACGCGCTGGTTCAGGTCGTGCGCGACGACGCGCGCAAGACGCCGAATGTGCGGGCGACCGTGCAGGAGCTCTATGACGGACTGACAGCCCATTCGCAGAACCGCTGGCCTTCGCTGGCCTTCGACGTCGGCGCGGTCAATGACCTTGCCTCGCCGATGTTCTCGGCAGGCTTCTACTACAAGACCTTCATGTGGCCGAAATCGGCCTGGAAGAGCCTCTACGAGCCGCAGATCCGCTCGGCCGCCGGCCTTGGCGTTTCTCCGGACCGACCGGACCCCGACCACTATGCGGCGCGCTATGCGCATTGCGACGTGCTGGTGCTGGGCGGCGGTGTCGCCGGTATCGCCGCGGCGCTCGCCGCCGCCGAAACCGGCGTGCGGGTCATCCTCGCCGACGAGCAGGCCGAATTCGGCGGCAGCCTGCGCTTCGAGAGCGGAGCCAAGATCGACGGCGAGAATGGTTTTGCCTGGGCGCAAGCCGCGATCGCGAGACTCAAGGCCATGGACAACGTCCGCGTGCTGCCGCGCACGACTGCCTTTGGGTATTATGCGCAGAACTTCGTCGGCCTGGTCGAGCGGGTCAGCGACCATCTCAAGAGCCCCGGCCGCGAGCTGGCGCGCGAGCGCCTGTGGCAGGTCCGCGCCAAGCGCGTGGTGCTGGCAACCGGCGCCATCGAGCGGCACATGGTGTTCGCCAACAACGACCGTCCGGGTGTCATGCTGGCATCGGCCGCGCGCACTTACCTCAACCACTATGGCGTCGCGGTCGGCAGGAATGTCGGCGTCTATACGGCCAACGACTCGGCTTACGCGGCAGCGATCGACCTGAAGAAAGCCGGCATCAATATCGCCGCGATCGTCGACCTGCGCGACAACCCGTCGGGGGCGGTGATCGACGAGGCGAGAAGACTCGGCATAGAGATCAATTTCGGCCGCGCGGTGGTCAGCGCCGGCGGCAAGCTGCGCGTCTCCTCGATGACCGTGCAGCCGAAGAATGGCGGCGGCGAGCGCACCATCGCGGTCGATGCCATCCTGATGTCGGCCGGCTGGACGCCGTCGGTACATCTTTTCTCGCAGTCGCGCGGCAAGGTCGCCTTCAACGAGGAGACGCGGCGCTTCGTGCCGGGAACCTATGCGCAGGACTGCGTCTCGGTCGGCGCCTGCAACGGAACGGACGGGCTGGACGCAACGGTCGACGAGGCCTACGCGGCCGGCGCCAAAGCGGCGAAGGAGGCCGGCGTCAAGGATTCCAGCGTCAAGACGGGCAAGGGCGCCAAGCCCAAGGTCGATGCCAGCGAGAGCTGGTCGCGCGGCATGCTGGGCGCCGCCCCCGGCGCCGGACCGGGCACCACGGTCAAGGCTTTCGTCGATTTCCAGAACGACGTCACCGCCAAGGACATCCGCCAGGCGGTGCATGAAGGCATGCACTCGATCGAGCACGTCAAGCGCTTCACCACCAACGGCATGGCGACCGACCAGGGCAAGACCTCGAACATGCACGGCCTGGCGATCGCGGCCGAAACGCTTGGCAAACCGATCCCGCAGGTCGGTCTCACCACCTTCCGCGCGCCCTATACGCCGGTGACGTTCGGCTCGATCGTCGGCCACGCGCGCGGCGCCTTGTTCGACCCGACGCGTCGGACCGCGACCCATGGCTGGGCGGCGGCGCATGGCGCCGTCTTCGAGGATGTCGGCCAGTGGAAACGCGCCTGGTATTTCCCCAAGGCCGGCGAGGACATGCACGCCGCCGTCAACCGCGAATGCGTGACGGTACGCAAGGCGGCCGGCCTGTTCGACGCCTCGACGCTCGGCAAGATCGAGGTGGTCGGGCCGGATGCGGCGAAGTTCATGGAGCTGCTTTACACCAATCCGTGGGAGAAGCTGGAGCCCGGCCGCTGCCGCTACGGCATCATGCTGCGCGAGGACGGCTTCATCTATGACGACGGCGTCGTCGGCAGGCTGGCGCCGGACCGCTTCCATGTGACGACGACGACCGGCGGCGCGCCGCGCGTCATGCACCACATGGAGGACTACCTCCAGACCGAGTTCCCGCATCTCAATGTCTGGCTGACCTCGATCACCGAGCAATGGGCGGTGATCGCGGTGCAGGGACCGAAATCCCGCGAGATCATCGCGCCGCTGGTCGAAGGCATCGACATGTCGGACGAAGCGCTGCCGCATATGTCGGTGCGCGAGGGCAAGATCTGCGGCGTGCCGACGAGGCTGTTCCGCATGTCCTTCACCGGCGAGCGCGGCTTCGAGGTCAACGTGCCGGCCGACTATGGCGAGGCCGTCTGGGAAGCGCTGTGGGCCGAAGGCCAGAAGCATGGCGCCACTGCCTACGGCACCGAAACGATGCACGTGCTGCGCGCCGAGAAGGGCTACATCATCGTCGGCCAGGACACCGACGGCACGGTGACGCCGAACGACGCCGGGCTCGACTGGGCGGTCGGCAAGAAGAAGACCGACTTCGTCGGCATCCGCGGCATGATGCGCTCGGACCTCGTCGCCAATGGCCGCAAGCAACTCGTCGGCCTGAAGACCAAGGACCCGAAGGTCGTGCTGGAAGAGGGCGCGCAGATCGTGGCTGATCCGAAACAGGCGATCCCCATGAAGATGATCGGCCACGTCACCTCCAGCTACTGGTCGGAGAATTGCGGGTGCTCGATCGCGCTGGCGCTCGTCGCCGGCGGCCGCGACCGCCTCGGGCAGACGCTCTACGTGCCGATGCCG